In Elusimicrobiota bacterium, a genomic segment contains:
- a CDS encoding PorV/PorQ family protein, with the protein MRKMLSSVMLAIMVVGTICTGNLQAGVCSSAMEFLKVGIGAKQEAMGGAQVAVAEDVNSVYWNPAGLGSVSSTELSFMHLSLFEGINYEYLALGHPVSEDSTIGLQIMYLNYGNIDKTLEDVNGAYDTVGSVGSYSAKDMGGAISYGKQVDETINIGGSLKMVSQKIDNDTASGFGLDLGIEYMPVKGGLQLGLAVQNIGGKVGSDNLPGNIKAGLGKKFSAFEGENNLTVAADANYELDSATTKENIGLELVVAEMVAIRAGYKLGYDEETYTLGGGFKMSGESSTFNIDYAFIPTKDLGDTHRVSLGIKFGGKE; encoded by the coding sequence ATGCGTAAGATGTTAAGTTCAGTAATGTTGGCAATTATGGTAGTAGGTACTATATGTACAGGTAATTTACAAGCCGGTGTATGCAGTTCAGCTATGGAGTTTTTGAAAGTAGGTATAGGTGCAAAACAGGAAGCTATGGGTGGCGCACAAGTAGCAGTAGCTGAAGATGTCAATAGCGTATATTGGAACCCGGCAGGGTTAGGGTCAGTAAGTTCAACTGAACTCTCATTTATGCATTTATCGCTTTTTGAAGGAATAAATTACGAATATTTAGCGCTCGGACATCCTGTTAGTGAAGACTCCACAATAGGGTTACAGATAATGTACCTTAATTATGGCAATATAGACAAGACATTAGAAGATGTCAATGGCGCATATGATACCGTAGGCAGTGTAGGCAGTTATAGTGCGAAGGATATGGGTGGCGCAATAAGTTACGGCAAACAGGTAGATGAGACAATAAACATAGGTGGTAGTTTAAAAATGGTAAGCCAGAAGATAGATAATGACACTGCATCGGGGTTTGGCTTAGATTTAGGAATAGAGTATATGCCTGTAAAAGGCGGATTACAATTAGGGTTAGCGGTCCAGAACATAGGCGGTAAAGTAGGCAGCGATAATTTACCCGGTAATATAAAAGCAGGATTAGGCAAGAAGTTCTCAGCATTTGAAGGAGAGAACAACCTTACAGTAGCAGCTGATGCTAATTATGAATTAGACAGTGCGACCACAAAAGAGAATATAGGTTTAGAGTTAGTGGTTGCCGAGATGGTAGCAATTCGTGCTGGTTATAAGCTCGGATATGATGAAGAGACATACACATTAGGCGGCGGATTTAAGATGAGTGGTGAAAGTTCTACATTCAATATAGATTATGCGTTTATACCTACAAAAGATTTAGGCGATACACACAGAGTATCGCTAGGGATAAAGTTTGGAGGGAAAGAGTAA
- a CDS encoding AraC family transcriptional regulator, translating to MKFLKYTFPFPEKDYPFQITTQNIVHRTYHVHPFIIEFQYIRSGNGFFYIKDKRYATKDKSLFIIHEHDIHTYINEGKKAPDVNITLMVFSKYLFEDYPAIQPLLKSIINCHKNFPHQICFNEKEANDIELILYMLEQERKKKGENYHEIMTTLLITFLMLIKRNISNTKKNIISTEEHNHIIDVVLEYIDKHFKEHITLSNLSKHVGYSPYHISHLFKKFSGLSFKASIANRRVLEAKRILELDNNKKIIAIAYEVGFKNLGAFNWNFKRLTDITPSLYRKLYMSVQK from the coding sequence ATGAAATTTCTTAAGTATACTTTTCCTTTCCCGGAAAAAGATTATCCTTTTCAGATAACCACACAAAATATTGTTCACAGAACTTATCATGTCCATCCTTTTATTATTGAGTTCCAATATATCCGTTCCGGAAATGGCTTTTTTTATATTAAAGACAAGCGATATGCGACTAAAGATAAATCATTATTCATTATTCACGAACACGACATTCATACTTATATTAACGAGGGGAAAAAAGCACCGGATGTCAATATAACTCTTATGGTTTTTTCTAAATATTTATTTGAAGATTATCCTGCTATTCAACCTTTATTAAAAAGTATTATTAATTGCCATAAAAACTTTCCGCATCAAATATGTTTTAATGAAAAGGAAGCAAATGATATAGAATTAATTTTATATATGCTTGAGCAGGAAAGAAAAAAGAAAGGAGAAAATTATCATGAAATTATGACAACTTTGCTTATAACATTTTTAATGTTAATAAAGAGAAATATTTCTAATACAAAAAAAAATATCATTTCCACCGAAGAGCACAATCATATAATTGATGTGGTTTTGGAATATATTGATAAACACTTTAAAGAACATATAACTCTTTCAAATTTATCAAAGCATGTGGGATATTCTCCTTATCATATAAGTCATTTGTTTAAGAAATTTAGCGGATTAAGTTTTAAGGCGTCCATAGCCAACAGAAGAGTCCTTGAAGCAAAACGTATTTTGGAGCTGGATAACAATAAAAAAATAATTGCTATTGCATACGAAGTTGGTTTTAAAAATCTCGGTGCTTTTAATTGGAATTTCAAACGTCTTACCGATATAACTCCTTCACTATACCGCAAGTTATATATGTCTGTTCAAAAGTAA
- a CDS encoding helix-turn-helix domain-containing protein codes for MNKPNLIPYNVLNFKGAKLIDVSHHVSHQGPYPTGKMKKHYHSFHELVIILKGSVCVEISGKEVRAKTGDILFYHAGAAHKEQSTRGTEVICIEWEEKRKIEFPVLIHNTSRKICFLAKWLNEQDQSNYPYRRLLQDKIFEVIRIELTKDFESEENHPFIAKLKSFMIDNLNKPLALKNLANYAHTSKYHFLKKYKKITGRTPMEDLRNIRLETAKDMIVTTCMPLKAIASKVGFSNVYLFTKLFRKYYNTPPGNFRKNTDWVKQTVFSKL; via the coding sequence ATGAATAAACCAAATTTAATTCCGTATAATGTGCTGAATTTCAAGGGAGCTAAATTAATCGATGTGTCGCATCATGTGTCACATCAGGGTCCATATCCTACCGGGAAGATGAAAAAACACTATCATTCTTTTCATGAACTTGTAATTATTCTTAAAGGTTCAGTTTGTGTCGAAATATCAGGAAAAGAAGTTCGTGCAAAAACCGGTGATATTCTGTTTTATCATGCAGGGGCAGCCCATAAAGAGCAATCCACCCGCGGAACAGAAGTTATCTGTATTGAATGGGAAGAAAAAAGGAAAATAGAATTTCCTGTTTTAATACATAACACAAGCAGAAAAATATGTTTTTTGGCTAAATGGCTAAATGAACAAGACCAATCAAACTATCCGTATAGACGATTACTACAAGATAAAATATTTGAAGTTATAAGAATTGAATTAACAAAAGATTTTGAATCTGAAGAAAATCATCCGTTTATAGCTAAGTTAAAAAGTTTTATGATAGATAACTTAAATAAACCTTTAGCTTTGAAAAATCTTGCAAATTACGCACATACAAGTAAATATCATTTCTTAAAAAAATATAAAAAAATAACAGGACGAACACCTATGGAGGACTTAAGAAATATCCGTCTTGAAACTGCTAAAGATATGATAGTAACTACTTGTATGCCATTAAAAGCTATTGCTTCAAAAGTAGGGTTCAGTAACGTATACCTTTTTACAAAGCTGTTTCGGAAATATTACAACACACCGCCGGGCAACTTCCGTAAAAACACAGATTGGGTTAAACAAACAGTTTTTTCTAAATTGTAG
- a CDS encoding carbohydrate-binding protein has product MGKIIRRYLILVAVMFVVCFVTKGWADFTSGDIYKEFTYPTNSYYPVCGDWINFAAATYCPYPTLANQNPPTSNNVSIPLASDLTDLKKAELYSSIWGGHSWGTGGTTQRETRINGGAFQLLPIPNVPSDYMYYFTEYATQPLDIPNPATSLHVGNNLIEAWCHRSITSFVFPFMYVYSNTIRVYYNSKTHPTGTISVTPGADSQVFTASVPAYTGGIRQVDYIGYYKDFNWEGDGKFLNWHYTYKGGTLLKHIGTATSGTYSVTWDTRWIPDQDLPVQVIARIVGNDGMCYITPAVTLPLNSNTRNYSVKLFSSSNIPQRFSSSNNKVMTCSYTIGTMDKAIAARLILHTWCGAGQDAIPAVREVGINGNVVSTTFGTRTAPAFDTIDITNLSFLQAGTNTFHIKSDTAGHAAEVNWPGPVILVKYNTVGMPTASITSPTTDSTFSAPANITIGATATDSDGTITKVEFFQGTTKLGEDTVSPYSYSWSNVQAGSYVLTVKATDNSGNITTSNPVSISVGGGKPVGGWWNDGWTYRFGVDVQAGAYERKNKPVDVNVNFTTLLTGLSTSGTFDPGSIRVIEVLGDGTVVNASVPFQFDQSSTYNASNNASGTITFIMDNTTIANATRYYHIYFNTGTNLIAPSITPQVTLTDNVTDEGQSSFKIETQQGTYYYQKQGASFSSLVDKNGNDWINYHNIPTTSGDVYRGIPNMIYPEGSFHPGATTGTSVLVNSGPLKTTINSKVTGGWECNWEIYPEYAKMTLVTAGHDYWFLYEGTPGGVLDDTDQCVRSNGTQTPLSAAGTWSGDLTNEWAYFEDNAITRSLFFAHHEDDTQPDSYWPINIASSYLTVFGFGRKSNEAVPYMNASAVPAHFTMGLWDSKTYADMTKVVESAYRDLGVIQREAEQKTVSAEPIKIHPTNPHYFVYKGQPTILIGSNEHYGAVLNLDFDYVTYLNELQSKGLNYARIFSGVYVEPYNNPFSYWDIDDNTLGPANNKLICPFARSVDLNTFKFDLNKWDTAYFTRLKDFVSKASDRGIVIEITFFCPYWASTNVDSYGNPMWARSPFNSTNNINGVGNIASHTNSGTNSVWDINNNNGLTIYMSSMVAKTVQELNDYDNVIFQACIEPDYYSDSHAMAATFDPYMISKIAAAEVSLPKKHLISQNGPPEILRPNASYISRDGLSAQNIGTSYNKDVPLTCDEITYLGRPDVSYRTWGWKNILAGAAGFNMLDLTFTTTLENGTKVLPATTGANPPGNTIGGGGQTLRTQLVILKNFMGSLDFVKMVPNSSIVTGGIPSGSTAYALVEPGKQYAVYIGPTNLGNHDSPISPRTTTRTTTLTLNLQSVAVSYKADWINTLTGVIDKTETFAHTGGNKALISPDFLDDIALRIMDTSISQPPVVTISTIGVINGSTPPAALTIKVDASSSNGIKQVDFYNGASWLGTDTSSPYEFAWNNVAAGTYSITTKATDNNNNTAISTAKIVTIVDNSVSPQQAYPAGVAWLIGAGTTTIQAENYDMVTSGIGEGEAYHDTTADNKGGGVYRTSEYVDVQVCGDTDAGYNIGWTMPGEWLEYSINVNQGGEYKIILRCASGMTSNGGPIHLEFGTHKESAYVKTASVSVPPTGGWGTWTDLTLSTGVTLTAGNQIMKLVMETSAATGCGNFNYIKLIKVTADTPNTVETPTIGPGAGTYPDSVTVTLGCLTSGATIRYTTDGTDPTSTSTQYSAPFTLSASATVRARAFKTTMTDSSINSVAYVITSVSTQQSYGNSGNPWQIIAGTTTIQVENYDTVTTGSASGETYFDTTSDNKGGGVFRTTEGVDVGVCTDIDGGYYVGWTAPTEWLEYSVNVNETGEYKIIIRAANGGSTASPIHIEFGDHNLAPYRTTPSVSVPATGGWATWADVIVSSNVSLTVGNQIMKLVMETGSSAGNGNFNYVRLIRLTADTTPPVVSVVIPTNVSGSGIVITWTTNEPATSMVEYGLTTSYGSVTPVTDTDGVYNHNVTLSGLTENTVYHYRMVSVDMNGNPTTTGDYNFTTISNDPNPPVISNVTAGVTLNSAVITWTTDEDSDSQVAYGTSTALGTITTLDSIATRLHSVPLNGLDKGKTYYYKVYSRDASNNLAISSQYSFKTYNLKHRIYTYYYDDGTTATKTGASAAASLKFKVQVYNIDENNIATDYTGTVTLTTKNSKSSVLDTTNLTLTESDSGEKEVSIPFRSDINTVELTGDVTAPVVISFNEMYIAKLVGYQGGSIRGANGLKILIPTGVLSANKYLASIKTSAAPAVKNNMKYVNTVNPICYDFGELSFGTGNAPVLENQVFTRAVNITIPYTAADIGTLNKDGLRIYYWTGTDWDLVSGVQTVDKVNNTVTATVKHFSTYRILGSYVSVDMSNVKVYPNPYNPETAVSGKLKVINLPMNSTMKLYSVAGRIVRELKEVDFGNLGWLEWDGKNDDGDKVGRGVYIYQLEDAAGSKKTGKIGLVK; this is encoded by the coding sequence ATGGGTAAGATAATAAGACGATATCTGATTTTAGTTGCTGTAATGTTTGTGGTATGTTTTGTCACAAAAGGGTGGGCTGATTTTACTTCCGGGGATATTTATAAAGAATTTACTTATCCCACCAACTCTTATTATCCTGTTTGTGGAGACTGGATAAATTTTGCTGCTGCAACTTATTGTCCATATCCTACACTGGCGAATCAAAATCCGCCAACCTCTAACAATGTAAGCATTCCTCTAGCAAGCGACCTTACCGATTTAAAAAAAGCGGAATTGTATTCATCTATTTGGGGTGGACATTCATGGGGTACCGGAGGAACAACCCAACGGGAGACCCGTATAAATGGTGGAGCATTTCAACTTTTACCAATCCCTAATGTGCCTAGTGACTATATGTACTACTTTACGGAATATGCTACTCAACCGTTAGATATTCCAAATCCAGCGACCTCGTTGCATGTAGGTAATAACTTAATAGAAGCCTGGTGTCATAGAAGTATTACTTCTTTTGTTTTTCCGTTTATGTATGTATATTCAAATACAATACGTGTCTATTATAATTCAAAAACTCATCCTACAGGCACAATATCAGTGACACCGGGAGCTGATAGTCAGGTTTTCACTGCGAGTGTTCCTGCATACACGGGTGGAATAAGACAAGTAGACTATATTGGATATTATAAAGATTTTAACTGGGAAGGTGATGGTAAGTTTCTAAATTGGCATTATACATACAAGGGCGGTACACTTCTGAAACATATAGGTACTGCTACTTCCGGTACTTATTCAGTAACATGGGATACCAGATGGATACCTGACCAGGACCTGCCAGTACAAGTAATAGCCCGTATAGTTGGTAACGATGGTATGTGCTATATTACACCGGCAGTTACTCTTCCCCTTAATTCTAATACCAGAAACTACTCTGTAAAATTATTTTCTTCATCTAATATTCCACAAAGGTTTAGTTCAAGTAATAATAAAGTAATGACATGTTCTTACACCATTGGGACAATGGATAAGGCAATAGCCGCAAGACTTATTTTACATACTTGGTGCGGTGCAGGACAGGATGCTATTCCTGCAGTACGCGAAGTAGGAATTAATGGTAATGTAGTATCAACTACATTTGGTACAAGAACAGCTCCCGCTTTTGATACTATTGATATTACAAATCTTAGCTTTCTACAAGCTGGTACAAATACATTTCACATTAAGTCAGATACAGCAGGACATGCAGCTGAAGTAAACTGGCCGGGACCTGTAATATTAGTTAAATATAACACTGTTGGTATGCCTACAGCGAGTATAACAAGTCCAACTACCGACTCGACATTTTCAGCACCGGCAAATATAACTATAGGTGCGACAGCAACTGATAGTGATGGTACTATAACCAAAGTAGAATTTTTCCAAGGCACTACTAAATTAGGAGAAGACACAGTAAGCCCGTATAGTTATTCATGGTCGAATGTTCAGGCAGGTAGTTATGTTTTAACAGTTAAAGCAACAGATAATAGTGGAAATATAACGACATCAAATCCTGTTAGTATTTCTGTAGGCGGGGGTAAACCGGTTGGGGGTTGGTGGAATGACGGCTGGACTTACCGGTTTGGTGTGGATGTTCAGGCAGGAGCATATGAAAGAAAAAATAAACCGGTTGATGTAAATGTTAATTTTACTACATTATTAACCGGACTTAGTACAAGCGGAACATTTGATCCCGGTTCTATTCGTGTGATAGAAGTCCTTGGAGATGGTACGGTAGTCAATGCATCAGTTCCGTTCCAGTTTGACCAATCAAGCACATATAATGCAAGCAATAATGCGTCCGGAACAATTACTTTTATAATGGATAATACGACGATAGCAAATGCCACAAGATATTATCATATATATTTTAATACAGGAACCAATTTAATCGCTCCTTCAATAACACCGCAAGTAACACTAACAGACAATGTAACAGATGAGGGTCAGAGCAGTTTTAAAATAGAAACTCAACAGGGTACATATTATTATCAAAAACAAGGTGCTTCATTTTCAAGTCTTGTTGACAAAAATGGTAACGACTGGATAAATTACCATAATATTCCTACTACATCTGGCGATGTATACCGCGGAATACCAAACATGATTTACCCTGAAGGTAGTTTCCATCCGGGTGCTACTACAGGAACAAGTGTTCTTGTTAATTCAGGTCCACTTAAAACAACTATTAATTCAAAGGTAACCGGCGGGTGGGAATGCAATTGGGAAATATATCCTGAGTATGCAAAAATGACGCTTGTAACAGCCGGTCATGATTATTGGTTTTTATATGAAGGTACACCCGGTGGTGTATTGGATGATACTGACCAATGCGTCCGGTCTAACGGAACACAAACACCACTTTCAGCTGCAGGCACATGGTCAGGCGACCTGACTAACGAGTGGGCATATTTTGAAGATAATGCGATTACGCGTTCACTTTTCTTTGCACATCACGAAGATGATACTCAACCGGACTCTTATTGGCCAATCAATATAGCGTCATCGTATTTAACAGTATTCGGGTTTGGTAGAAAATCCAATGAAGCAGTTCCTTATATGAATGCATCTGCAGTTCCGGCACATTTCACAATGGGACTTTGGGATAGCAAAACGTATGCAGATATGACTAAAGTGGTAGAATCTGCATACCGTGATTTAGGGGTAATCCAGAGAGAAGCTGAACAAAAAACAGTATCTGCCGAACCAATAAAAATTCATCCTACTAATCCACATTACTTCGTATACAAAGGTCAGCCGACAATATTGATTGGCTCTAACGAACATTATGGCGCAGTCCTGAATCTTGATTTTGATTATGTCACATATTTAAATGAATTGCAGTCTAAAGGACTTAATTATGCACGTATATTTTCCGGTGTCTATGTTGAACCTTATAATAATCCGTTCAGCTATTGGGATATAGATGATAATACTCTTGGTCCGGCTAACAATAAACTTATCTGTCCTTTTGCAAGAAGTGTAGATTTAAACACTTTTAAATTTGACTTAAATAAATGGGATACCGCGTATTTCACCCGCCTTAAAGATTTTGTTTCAAAGGCAAGTGATAGAGGAATAGTAATAGAAATTACCTTTTTCTGTCCTTATTGGGCAAGCACTAATGTTGATTCATATGGAAACCCGATGTGGGCACGCAGTCCTTTTAATTCAACTAACAATATCAACGGTGTTGGAAATATTGCATCTCACACTAACAGTGGCACAAATAGTGTCTGGGATATTAATAATAATAATGGTTTAACAATTTATATGAGTAGTATGGTAGCAAAGACAGTTCAGGAATTGAATGACTATGATAATGTTATTTTTCAGGCATGTATTGAGCCTGACTATTATTCAGATTCTCATGCTATGGCAGCTACATTTGACCCTTATATGATATCTAAAATAGCTGCGGCAGAGGTATCACTCCCGAAAAAACATCTTATATCTCAAAATGGACCACCTGAAATACTTCGTCCAAATGCGTCTTATATCAGCCGCGATGGTCTTAGTGCTCAAAATATAGGAACAAGTTACAACAAAGATGTACCCTTAACATGTGACGAAATAACATATTTAGGCAGACCTGATGTTTCATATCGAACATGGGGATGGAAAAATATCCTCGCCGGTGCTGCAGGATTTAATATGCTCGACTTAACATTCACAACAACACTTGAAAATGGTACAAAAGTTTTACCTGCAACAACAGGAGCAAATCCGCCTGGAAACACCATTGGAGGAGGAGGTCAGACATTACGCACTCAATTAGTAATTTTAAAGAATTTTATGGGTAGTCTTGATTTTGTAAAAATGGTACCTAACAGTTCAATTGTAACCGGAGGAATTCCATCCGGTTCAACAGCATATGCATTGGTTGAACCCGGTAAACAGTATGCTGTTTATATTGGACCAACAAATTTAGGAAACCATGATAGTCCGATTTCACCACGAACGACTACACGGACAACCACACTTACACTTAATTTACAATCAGTCGCAGTTAGTTATAAAGCAGATTGGATTAACACTTTGACAGGTGTTATAGATAAAACAGAAACATTCGCACATACCGGAGGCAACAAGGCACTTATTTCTCCGGATTTTCTTGATGATATAGCGCTGCGAATAATGGATACTTCCATTTCGCAGCCACCTGTTGTGACTATAAGTACAATAGGCGTTATAAATGGTAGTACTCCTCCTGCTGCTTTAACAATAAAAGTAGACGCATCCAGCAGTAATGGTATAAAACAAGTAGATTTTTACAATGGTGCTTCATGGCTTGGAACAGATACCAGTTCGCCTTATGAGTTTGCATGGAATAATGTTGCTGCAGGAACTTACAGTATAACTACCAAAGCTACAGACAACAATAATAACACAGCCATATCGACAGCAAAAATAGTAACAATAGTTGACAATTCTGTTTCGCCTCAGCAGGCGTATCCTGCAGGAGTAGCGTGGTTGATAGGTGCAGGGACAACAACAATACAAGCGGAAAATTACGATATGGTAACAAGTGGTATAGGTGAAGGCGAGGCATATCATGATACAACAGCAGACAATAAAGGTGGCGGAGTATACAGGACAAGCGAGTATGTAGATGTGCAGGTATGTGGTGACACAGATGCCGGGTACAATATAGGCTGGACAATGCCCGGTGAATGGCTGGAATACAGCATAAATGTGAATCAGGGCGGCGAATACAAAATAATACTTAGGTGTGCCAGCGGTATGACAAGCAACGGAGGACCCATACATCTTGAATTTGGCACTCACAAGGAATCAGCATACGTTAAAACAGCATCTGTAAGCGTACCACCGACAGGCGGGTGGGGAACATGGACAGATTTAACACTATCAACAGGAGTAACGCTTACCGCAGGCAACCAGATAATGAAGTTAGTTATGGAAACTAGTGCAGCAACCGGCTGTGGTAATTTTAACTACATTAAATTAATAAAAGTGACTGCGGACACACCAAATACAGTAGAAACACCTACAATTGGCCCCGGTGCAGGAACATATCCGGATTCTGTTACAGTAACCCTTGGTTGTTTAACCAGCGGAGCGACAATAAGATATACAACAGACGGAACAGACCCGACATCAACATCAACCCAATATTCCGCACCATTTACACTATCTGCTAGCGCAACCGTCCGGGCACGTGCATTCAAAACTACTATGACCGACAGTTCCATAAATAGTGTGGCATATGTTATAACAAGCGTATCTACTCAACAGTCATATGGTAACAGCGGTAATCCATGGCAAATAATAGCAGGAACAACAACTATACAAGTTGAGAATTATGATACAGTAACAACCGGTTCTGCGTCCGGTGAGACTTATTTTGATACAACATCCGATAATAAAGGTGGTGGAGTATTCAGGACAACCGAAGGTGTAGATGTAGGAGTATGCACCGATATAGACGGTGGATATTATGTAGGTTGGACAGCACCAACTGAGTGGTTGGAATATAGTGTAAACGTAAATGAAACTGGCGAATATAAAATAATAATAAGAGCAGCCAATGGAGGTTCAACTGCAAGTCCTATACACATTGAGTTTGGAGATCACAATTTAGCACCATACAGGACAACACCATCAGTAAGTGTACCGGCGACAGGTGGATGGGCTACATGGGCAGATGTAATAGTTTCATCCAATGTGTCACTTACAGTAGGCAACCAGATAATGAAGTTAGTCATGGAAACCGGTAGCTCAGCCGGTAATGGTAATTTTAATTATGTTCGTTTAATAAGACTAACTGCCGACACAACACCGCCGGTGGTAAGTGTGGTAATACCAACTAATGTATCTGGCAGTGGAATAGTGATAACATGGACGACAAATGAACCTGCAACCAGTATGGTCGAGTATGGATTAACAACAAGTTATGGCAGCGTAACTCCCGTAACAGATACCGATGGTGTATACAACCACAACGTTACACTAAGTGGTCTTACTGAGAATACAGTATATCATTACCGTATGGTATCCGTAGATATGAATGGTAACCCAACAACTACCGGGGATTATAATTTTACAACAATATCTAATGATCCTAACCCGCCGGTAATAAGCAATGTAACAGCCGGTGTAACACTAAACAGTGCAGTAATAACATGGACAACCGATGAAGACTCAGATTCACAGGTTGCATACGGAACTTCAACTGCACTCGGTACTATAACTACATTAGATTCAATAGCAACAAGATTGCATAGTGTTCCACTTAACGGATTAGATAAAGGTAAGACATATTATTACAAGGTCTATAGTCGGGATGCATCTAATAATCTTGCAATATCGTCACAATACAGTTTCAAAACGTATAACTTAAAGCACAGAATATATACCTATTACTACGATGACGGGACAACTGCAACCAAGACAGGAGCATCTGCAGCTGCGAGTTTGAAGTTCAAAGTTCAGGTATATAATATAGATGAGAACAATATTGCGACCGATTACACAGGTACAGTAACACTTACAACCAAGAACAGCAAGAGTAGTGTCCTTGATACAACTAATTTAACATTAACCGAGTCAGATTCCGGCGAGAAGGAAGTTTCAATACCGTTCCGTAGTGATATAAATACTGTAGAACTAACCGGTGATGTAACAGCGCCTGTAGTAATAAGTTTCAATGAAATGTATATCGCAAAGTTAGTAGGCTACCAGGGTGGTTCAATACGGGGTGCTAACGGTCTAAAGATACTGATACCTACAGGAGTCTTATCTGCAAACAAGTATCTTGCTTCAATAAAGACAAGTGCAGCTCCGGCAGTAAAAAATAATATGAAATATGTTAACACTGTTAATCCGATATGTTATGATTTTGGCGAGTTATCATTTGGAACCGGAAATGCGCCAGTATTAGAAAACCAGGTATTCACAAGAGCAGTAAACATAACAATACCATACACAGCAGCGGATATAGGAACATTAAACAAAGATGGGCTTAGGATTTACTACTGGACCGGGACAGATTGGGATTTGGTATCAGGAGTCCAGACAGTAGACAAAGTAAACAATACGGTAACTGCGACAGTGAAACATTTCTCAACATATCGTATATTGGGAAGTTATGTATCTGTTGATATGAGTAATGTGAAAGTTTATCCTAACCCGTATAATCCTGAAACAGCAGTAAGTGGTAAATTAAAAGTAATAAATCTTCCAATGAACAGTACTATGAAGTTGTATAGTGTAGCCGGAAGAATCGTTCGTGAACTCAAAGAAGTAGATTTTGGTAATTTGGGTTGGCTCGAGTGGGATGGCAAGAATGACGATGGTGACAAGGTAGGTAGGGGAGTATATATTTATCAGTTAGAAGACGCTGCGGGTAGCAAGAAAACCGGGAAAATAGGATTAGTAAAATAA
- a CDS encoding PorV/PorQ family protein has translation MKITNKETKNEIKGGKMHKMLSLFALAVMVVSITCISKLEAGVCSSAMEFLKVGIGAKQEAMGGAQVAVAEDVNSVYWNPAGLGSVSSTELSFMHLSLFEGINYEYLALGHPVSEDSTIGLQIMYLNYGNIDKTLEDVNGAYDTVGSVGSYSAKDMGGAISYGKQVDETINIGGSLKMVSQKIDNDTASGFGLDLGIEYMPVKGGLQLGLAVQNIGGKVGSDNLPGNIKAGLGKKLSTFEGENNLTVAADANYELDSATTKENIGLELMVAEMVAIRAGYKIGYDEETYTLGGGFKMSGESSTFNIDYAFIPTKDLGDTHRVSLGIRFGGKE, from the coding sequence ATGAAAATCACAAATAAGGAAACAAAAAATGAAATTAAAGGAGGAAAAATGCACAAGATGTTAAGTTTATTTGCGTTAGCAGTAATGGTCGTAAGTATTACATGTATCAGCAAATTAGAAGCTGGCGTATGCAGTTCAGCTATGGAGTTTTTGAAAGTAGGTATAGGTGCAAAACAGGAAGCTATGGGTGGCGCACAAGTAGCAGTAGCTGAAGATGTCAATAGCGTATATTGGAACCCGGCAGGGTTAGGGTCAGTAAGTTCAACTGAACTCTCATTTATGCATTTATCGCTTTTTGAAGGAATAAATTACGAATATTTAGCGCTCGGACATCCTGTTAGTGAAGACTCCACAATAGGGTTACAGATAATGTACCTTAATTATGGCAATATAGACAAGACATTAGAAGATGTCAATGGCGCATATGATACCGTAGGCAGTGTAGGCAGTTATAGTGCGAAGGATATGGGTGGCGCAATAAGTTACGGCAAACAGGTAGATGAGACAATAAACATAGGTGGTAGTTTAAAAATGGTAAGCCAGAAGATAGATAATGACACTGCATCGGGGTTTGGCTTAGATTTAGGAATAGAGTATATGCCTGTAAAAGGCGGATTACAATTAGGGTTAGCGGTCCAGAACATAGGCGGTAAAGTAGGCAGCGATAATTTACCCGGTAATATAAAAGCGGGATTAGGCAAGAAGCTCTCGACATTTGAAGGTGAGAACAATTTAACAGTAGCAGCTGATGCTAATTATGAATTAGACAGTGCTACAACAAAAGAGAATATAGGGTTAGAATTAATGGTAGCCGAGATGGTAGCAATTCGTGCTGGATACAAGATAGGATATGATGAAGAGACATACACATTAGGCGGCGGGTTTAAGATGAGCGGTGAAAGTTCTACATTTAATATAGATTATGCGTTTATACCTACAAAAGATTTAGGCGATACACACAGAGTATCGCTAGGTATAAGGTTTGGTGGGAAAGAGTAA